The DNA segment CCATCCTTTGTTTCTGAACACAGTTTCCATGCTATCAAACAATGGTGTTTCTCATCACTGCTTCTTTCAGTTTTGCTGCAGCTTTGCAAGAGGTGAACGCATGGGTGATGAACATCGTCACCATCGACTCACCGGACACTCTTCCTGTTATTTATGAGCGTGGACTTTTCGGGATGTATCACGACTGGTGTGAATCTTTCAGCACCTATCCTAGATCATATGATCTACTTCACGCGGATCATCTCTTCTCCAAAACAAAGAAGAGGTCGGCATCATGATATCCTTTTTGCACTCCTGTGGAGTTCATACATCACATCACTGACCAATTTGTCTCTCGCTCGGAGGGACTGTTAATATGCAGATGCAAACTATTGCCGGTGATCGCTGAAGTGGATAGGATTCTGAGACCGCAAGGCAAGCTTATCGTAAGGGATAATGCAGAGACACTTGAAGAGGTCGAGAGCATGGCAAAATCACTGAACTGGGAAGTCAGAATGGGCTACTCAAAGGAAAAAGGAggattgttgtgtgttcaaaagacaCTGTGGAGGCCAGAAGAAGTTGAGGCAACTGTGTCATCATTGTCTTAGAGCAAATGTAAATCTCAgatgtgttttcttcttcttcttcttcttcttttctttgtgtTCATTTGCTGTTGACAATAGAGGGATAGGCAATGGTTTGTGATTCTGAGTGGATTGTAGAATCACACAGTTGAGAATTCTTGGGATTTGATGTTTATATTGGGACCATGCACAGTGAGTCCTTTATGAATCATTTAGTAAGCTGAATTAAATTAAATATGCTATTGGCTGCTCTCAAGTAATTAATTAGAAGTTAATTGAAAGGATTATGACAATAAATTGGCACAAGAAAGTAAGAAATAAATTTTAGGTGTCACAATATTCAGCCTTTATTATTTTTTGTGTAAATAATAAAATGTTGGAGTGGTATGAAAATGCTAATTTTAACTACAAATTAAATTTTTTGGGTTGTTGTGTTGTTCAATGATTACATATAGGTGGtttgaataagtttgaaataatACTTATCTGACcaaaataataatttcatattGAATATGTTTACTTTAACACATCCCATCTGAGTTCCCTTTAGAGGTGGTTTCGGATGCGGGTTTCTCAATATCCAGTCCATACCCGATCCGACTTGATCGAGAATGACATAATTGGGAGACCTTTCTCGGTATGGAAGAAGTATCGTTGGGGCGCGGCTTTTGTTCGAAGCCCATCGAGGAAGGAGCGGTAGCGAGCGCGCAGGAGTAGGAGAGATGTGGAAGAAGGGGTGGAAGAGGAAGAACGAGGAGGGGGCCGGAGGCGATGGTGCTGCTCCCTCCAGGAAGTTCGCCAAGAAGGATTCGGATGATGATGGCGGAGACGATGGCATCGTCGTCTGTCAGGTTTGGACCGCGCACAAACCCTAGAtttatcttcttttatttttctagtcTTGGGGTATCGCGATGTCGTGGATTTGCTTACGTGTGTTGTTCGTGTGGTAGATATCGAAGAACCGGAGGGTTTCGGTACGGCTGTGGCAGGGTAAGGTCGTGGTTGACATCAGAGAGTTCTATGTCAAAGATGGCAAGGAACTGCCGGGGAAGAAAGGTCCTTTCGTATTCTCTATCTCTTTCTTTCGGCCTCCTTCAGGCTATCGTTTTATGTTGTGCCATTTGACGAGGGAAAGCATTGCCTATATTGCATCGAGTCATATCGATTTGGTGGTTGTTATTGTGCAATATGTGTCCCTTTTTCATAAGTAAGATGCACTGTGCTTACTGTTGTTGGAGTGGAAGTTGGACCACCATGGAAGCTTATCGGGAGGGTGGAACAATGGGCGCGTGATCATGTTAGCCTACTATCTCGATAGGGTTTGGCATACTAAGAATAGTTTTGGACCAAAAGTTATAGTATATGTTCAGTAGTTTAAGGTACTCAGTTATTATGTTTGTACAAAGCATTGATAAGTGTATGGAGTTTTTTGAATGACATGGAAACAAATTAATTGGTACTTCGTAGCAACGTCTGGAAAGAAGTTAGTTGGGACTGGTTTAAAGATATAAAAAGTAGTTGATTTGGCGGCATGAAAGATTGGAATAATAACTTCATATGTTGCATTAGGATGGAAGAAGTTGGGTGGTGTAGAATAAAGACATAATTCTATGAGCTGTGAGGTGCCAATAAACTTTGAAGATTGGAATGTTATAAAGTAGAAAGTTTTTAGATATATCTCTTGCCATTTAATTCAATAAATATAAGGCAATAGAATGTGAGCTTAGTGCTAGTTTTGACGAAGCCTTCCAGGTACTTATCATTGTTATTGTGAGGCTTGATGGAGACATTCTATCATTTTCACATTTCAATTTAACCAAACTAGTGCTAATTATTGTTTCAGGAGTCGAAGCCCTTTCATGTAGTAAACTTTCAAGCTTGTGATAATGAGCAAAGAGAAATTACCATAAAAGATTTCTATAGTTATGAAATTTTCACCGATGTGAAATTCAGATTTCTGTGGTGCCAAAATTGTTCCTGTTGTGAAATCCGGGATCTTttttatacatgatgaatctgATTGATATGTCATTTAGATAGAAGCGAGAAGAAACTTGGATAAAGTTTATCTGAATCCAAAGCTTTCCTCCAAGAGGGTATGGTTCTCTGATAGTTCCTGAAACAATTTCTTTGGAAATTGGAACTATTCCAGGTTCGTGATATATTAGTGTATATGCTACATTCGAAGTGGCTCTATATTTTCATAGATTTATGGGCATTAATCAACATTTGGAGTGTTTCATTAACTATAACTCTGGGGAAGTAGAATTATCAAGCATTAATGGAATAGGATTATTAAGTTGATGTATACAATAGGAACTTGATTCTTTGAATAAATGTGATTTATATCATGCACGATTGATCAAATCCTAGTGATTCTATgttttatactttttattatttGCAATCAAAGCTAATGTCTTGAAGTTTGGACTTCTCATTTGCCACCAATTGCATTTCAATTTTCAGTTTTATAACCTGTAAGATGCATCATGCAGTACTTGCTTTTCTGACTTCTTACGTCTAAGTAATAAGGACTATTTAATAGAGGATCAGCTACAGTAGACAGGATATCTTGGTGATTTTGGAATAATTTATTAGTAATGGAGATTCAATTTTGCTTTGAACAGATACACATTATGGAATGATTTTCAGTGGTTAAGATGCAAGAGATTGCTTGCAATTCGTGACTTTGTCCAATGCACTCATACAATTGTTATCAAGTGTTTTTGTTAGTTAATTTTAGTCTTCTTCAAGTCCAATTTTTTAGTCTTCTATGGCCAACTAAAGAAATA comes from the Musa acuminata AAA Group cultivar baxijiao chromosome BXJ2-8, Cavendish_Baxijiao_AAA, whole genome shotgun sequence genome and includes:
- the LOC103995875 gene encoding RNA polymerase II transcriptional coactivator KIWI — translated: MWKKGWKRKNEEGAGGDGAAPSRKFAKKDSDDDGGDDGIVVCQISKNRRVSVRLWQGKVVVDIREFYVKDGKELPGKKGISLPMDQWKVMLDHIDEIDEAVKENS